A genomic segment from Janibacter sp. DB-40 encodes:
- a CDS encoding mannose-1-phosphate guanylyltransferase: protein MTSSEELERFWAVVPAGGAGTRLWPMSRASSPKFLHDLTGTGRTLIQQTVDRLRGLAGDRVLVVTGGAHVDAVREQVPDLAEDQLLAEPSPRDSMAAIGLAAAVLERRDPEAIIGSFAADHAITDLTAFADAVAEAVAVAARGERLVTIGIEPTRPSTGFGYIQQGPPLEGFPTASRVRQFVEKPDARRAASYLATGEFRWNAGMFVVRAAVLLDLLDRWHPELAAGLRQIAAEPERLEELWGGLEKMAIDHAVAEPAADEGLVVMVPGTFDWDDIGDFKALSGLLAHEDESMTVVGDADNVRAIDSGGLVVTESGRMVAVVGLEDVVVVETDDALLVTSRARAQDVRLVVQALREEGRADLV from the coding sequence ATGACGTCGAGCGAGGAGCTGGAGCGGTTCTGGGCCGTGGTCCCGGCGGGAGGAGCCGGGACCCGACTGTGGCCGATGTCCCGTGCGAGCTCGCCGAAGTTCCTGCACGACCTCACGGGCACCGGACGCACCCTGATCCAGCAGACCGTCGACCGCCTGCGGGGGCTGGCCGGTGACCGGGTGCTCGTCGTCACCGGTGGCGCCCACGTCGACGCGGTGCGTGAGCAGGTGCCCGACCTGGCCGAGGACCAGCTCCTCGCCGAGCCCTCACCCCGTGACTCCATGGCCGCGATCGGTCTCGCGGCCGCCGTGCTCGAGCGTCGCGACCCGGAGGCGATCATCGGGTCCTTCGCCGCAGACCACGCGATCACCGACCTGACCGCCTTCGCCGACGCGGTCGCCGAGGCGGTCGCGGTCGCCGCGCGGGGTGAGCGGCTGGTCACCATCGGCATCGAGCCGACCCGTCCCTCGACGGGCTTCGGCTACATCCAGCAGGGTCCGCCCCTGGAGGGCTTCCCGACCGCCTCCCGGGTGCGCCAGTTCGTCGAGAAGCCCGATGCCCGCCGCGCCGCCTCCTACCTGGCCACGGGAGAGTTCCGCTGGAACGCCGGCATGTTCGTGGTCCGGGCCGCGGTCCTGCTCGACCTGCTGGATCGCTGGCACCCGGAGCTCGCCGCCGGGCTGCGGCAGATCGCGGCCGAGCCCGAGCGGCTCGAGGAGCTCTGGGGGGGACTGGAGAAGATGGCCATCGACCACGCCGTCGCCGAGCCCGCTGCCGACGAGGGGCTCGTGGTCATGGTGCCGGGCACCTTCGACTGGGACGACATCGGCGATTTCAAGGCGCTGTCCGGGTTGCTGGCGCACGAGGACGAGTCCATGACGGTCGTCGGGGACGCCGACAACGTCCGCGCCATCGACTCCGGGGGGCTGGTCGTCACCGAGTCCGGTCGGATGGTTGCCGTCGTGGGTCTCGAGGACGTCGTCGTCGTCGAGACCGACGACGCACTGCTCGTCACGAGCCGGGCACGCGCGCAGGACGTCCGGCTGGTCGTCCAGGCACTCAGGGAGGAGGGCCGGGCCGATCTGGTGTGA
- a CDS encoding glycosyltransferase family 1 protein: MRVAITTESFLPSLNGVTTSVCRVAESLREQGHTARIIAPGPAPSTFAGHAVTALPGVPVRGFRAGLPTAGVRRALRDFRPDVVHVASPFLVGARGLHDAERLAVPSVAIYQTDMPNYVQQHGGPGALGRGASSVTWEWIRRLHSRADLTLAPSRPALEELRAHRVPRVDLWGRGVDTRLFRPEWKEEPGAMALKRALAPNGEVVLGYVGRLAPEKELHRLVEVATLPGTRLVLVGEGPSRNELGARLTEAVARAPGRPNPPPAFLGPLTGDDLARAYAAFDVFVHTGTKETFGQTLQESAAIGLPVVAPAAGGPLDLVDHGRSGYLFDPDAHGDLARWVGELVESPGLREEMGAAGPHQVAHRSWDSLTTQLVGHYERAIATAA, translated from the coding sequence GTGAGAGTGGCCATCACGACCGAGTCCTTCCTGCCGAGCCTCAACGGCGTCACGACGAGCGTCTGCCGGGTGGCCGAGTCCCTCCGGGAGCAGGGGCACACCGCCCGGATCATCGCTCCCGGGCCGGCGCCGAGCACCTTCGCCGGGCACGCGGTCACCGCACTGCCCGGGGTGCCCGTCCGCGGCTTCCGGGCCGGGCTCCCGACCGCGGGCGTGCGGCGAGCACTGCGGGACTTCCGCCCCGACGTGGTGCACGTGGCCTCCCCCTTCCTCGTGGGTGCGCGCGGACTGCACGACGCCGAGCGGCTCGCCGTGCCGAGCGTGGCGATCTACCAGACGGACATGCCGAACTACGTCCAGCAGCACGGCGGCCCCGGCGCCCTCGGCCGCGGTGCCTCGTCGGTGACCTGGGAGTGGATACGACGCCTGCACTCCCGGGCCGACCTCACCCTCGCGCCCAGTCGACCCGCGCTCGAGGAGCTGCGGGCACACCGGGTCCCCAGGGTGGACCTGTGGGGCCGCGGTGTCGACACCCGCCTCTTCCGCCCCGAGTGGAAGGAGGAACCGGGGGCGATGGCCCTCAAGCGCGCGCTGGCACCGAACGGCGAGGTCGTCCTGGGCTACGTCGGCCGGCTCGCCCCGGAGAAGGAGCTCCACCGGCTCGTCGAGGTCGCCACGCTGCCGGGGACACGCCTGGTCCTCGTCGGCGAGGGTCCGAGCCGCAACGAGCTCGGTGCCCGCCTGACCGAGGCGGTCGCGCGGGCTCCCGGGCGCCCGAATCCTCCACCGGCCTTCCTCGGGCCCCTCACCGGGGACGACCTCGCCCGTGCCTATGCCGCCTTCGACGTCTTCGTCCACACCGGGACGAAGGAGACCTTCGGCCAGACCCTCCAGGAGAGCGCTGCGATCGGCCTGCCGGTCGTCGCACCGGCGGCCGGTGGTCCCCTCGACCTCGTCGACCACGGCCGCAGCGGGTACCTCTTCGACCCGGACGCCCACGGTGACCTGGCCCGGTGGGTCGGCGAGCTCGTCGAGTCACCCGGCCTGCGCGAGGAGATGGGCGCGGCCGGGCCGCACCAGGTCGCCCATCGCTCGTGGGACTCCCTGACGACCCAGCTCGTCGGTCACTACGAGCGCGCGATCGCCACCGCCGCCTGA
- a CDS encoding MarR family transcriptional regulator, with translation MEPRWLDDAEMVTWLRLIGLAEVLPARLDAQSRRDAGLTHFEYQVLAMLSEAPERTLRMSWLARRTNATLPRLSHVVKRLEDRGLVARTRSATDARATDAVLTDDGWTTIRSAAPGHVAFVRERILDQLTPEQVDQLGEIAGSLLSSLDPEGDITMRAEDARP, from the coding sequence ATGGAACCCCGGTGGCTCGACGACGCGGAGATGGTGACCTGGCTGCGCCTCATCGGGCTCGCCGAGGTCCTACCGGCACGACTGGACGCGCAGTCACGGCGGGATGCCGGGCTCACCCACTTCGAGTACCAGGTGCTCGCGATGCTCTCCGAGGCGCCCGAACGCACCCTGCGCATGTCGTGGTTGGCGCGTCGCACCAACGCGACGCTGCCGCGGCTGTCCCACGTGGTCAAGCGACTCGAGGACCGGGGCCTCGTCGCCAGGACGCGCAGCGCCACGGACGCCCGGGCCACGGATGCCGTGCTCACCGATGACGGGTGGACCACGATCCGGTCGGCTGCCCCGGGCCACGTGGCCTTCGTCCGGGAGCGGATCCTCGACCAGCTCACGCCGGAGCAGGTCGATCAGCTCGGCGAGATCGCCGGCTCGCTGCTCAGCAGCCTGGACCCCGAGGGCGACATCACGATGCGGGCTGAAGACGCTCGCCCGTGA
- a CDS encoding 2'-5' RNA ligase family protein, producing MSIAVPEPWGGQLQRQREDVGDPMAQAIPPHITLMPPTEIVPQEMDRFVHHLEMVAAQHGPFTIHLRGTGSFRPVSRVVFVQVSEGIPMCERLEQAVRRGPVSRDLEFPYHPHVTIAHDIDESGLDRAFDDLAGFEATFEVSRFHLYDHGSDGVWRPMVDFDLTGERLQPAS from the coding sequence GTGTCGATCGCGGTCCCGGAGCCATGGGGCGGGCAGCTGCAGAGGCAGCGTGAGGACGTCGGTGACCCGATGGCCCAGGCGATCCCGCCGCACATCACGCTGATGCCGCCGACGGAGATCGTCCCGCAGGAGATGGACCGGTTCGTGCACCATCTCGAGATGGTTGCCGCTCAGCACGGACCCTTCACGATCCACCTGCGCGGCACCGGGAGCTTCCGGCCGGTCAGCCGCGTGGTCTTCGTCCAGGTCTCCGAGGGCATCCCGATGTGCGAGCGGCTGGAGCAGGCCGTGCGCCGTGGCCCCGTCTCACGGGACCTGGAGTTCCCCTACCACCCGCACGTGACGATCGCCCACGACATCGACGAGTCGGGGCTCGACCGGGCCTTCGACGACCTTGCCGGCTTCGAGGCGACCTTCGAGGTCAGTCGCTTCCACCTCTACGACCACGGCTCGGACGGCGTCTGGCGGCCGATGGTCGACTTCGACCTCACGGGCGAGCGTCTTCAGCCCGCATCGTGA
- the trpS gene encoding tryptophan--tRNA ligase: MPHMSTSNTAAGQRPRILSGMQPTSDSLHLGNYLGALVNWVGLQEEFDAYYFVADLHALTVPTDPADITRRSRVTAAQYIAAGVDPERSAIFCQSHVREHTELMWVLACQTAFGEANRMTQFKDKTAKGGNANVGLFTYPILMAADILIYDAARVPVGDDQRQHLEITRDLALRFNARFGDTLVVPEPHIIKESARIMDLQDPTGKMSKSASSDRGLISLLDEPKRIAKKIRSAVTDVDGEIRYDPEGKAGVSNLLSIHSALSGTTIADLESQFAGRGYGDLKKEVADVVVTAVEPYQTRMAELMDDPAELDRILAKGAARAGEVASATRDRVYDSVGLLPAARG; this comes from the coding sequence ATGCCGCACATGTCCACGTCGAACACCGCGGCCGGCCAGCGGCCCCGCATCCTCTCCGGGATGCAGCCCACCAGCGACTCCCTCCACCTCGGCAACTACCTGGGGGCCCTGGTCAACTGGGTGGGACTGCAGGAGGAGTTCGACGCGTACTACTTCGTCGCCGACCTGCACGCGCTCACGGTGCCGACGGACCCGGCCGACATCACCCGTCGCAGCCGCGTCACGGCCGCGCAGTACATCGCGGCCGGGGTCGATCCCGAGCGCTCGGCGATCTTCTGCCAGAGCCACGTGCGCGAGCACACCGAGCTGATGTGGGTCCTCGCCTGCCAGACCGCCTTCGGCGAGGCCAACCGGATGACCCAGTTCAAGGACAAGACGGCCAAGGGCGGCAACGCCAACGTCGGCCTCTTCACCTACCCGATCCTCATGGCCGCGGACATCCTGATCTACGACGCAGCGCGCGTGCCGGTCGGCGACGACCAGCGCCAGCACCTCGAGATCACCCGTGACCTGGCGCTGCGCTTCAACGCCCGGTTCGGCGACACACTCGTCGTCCCCGAGCCGCACATCATCAAGGAGTCGGCGCGGATCATGGACCTGCAGGACCCCACCGGCAAGATGAGCAAGTCGGCCTCCTCGGACCGGGGCCTGATCTCGCTGCTCGACGAGCCCAAGCGGATCGCCAAGAAGATCCGCTCGGCCGTCACCGACGTCGACGGCGAGATCCGCTACGACCCGGAGGGCAAGGCCGGCGTCTCCAACCTGCTGTCGATCCACTCGGCCCTGTCCGGCACCACGATCGCCGACCTCGAGTCGCAGTTCGCGGGACGAGGCTACGGGGACCTGAAGAAGGAGGTCGCCGACGTCGTCGTCACCGCGGTGGAGCCGTACCAGACGCGGATGGCCGAGCTGATGGACGACCCGGCCGAGCTCGACCGGATCCTGGCGAAGGGGGCCGCCCGCGCCGGAGAGGTCGCCTCCGCGACCCGTGACCGGGTCTACGACAGCGTCGGTCTCCTCCCCGCCGCGCGAGGCTGA
- a CDS encoding glycosyltransferase, protein MRGPVRVAILDHTAQLGGVELALVRFMDALATRDDVDARVVLFAHGPLVQRLRGRGHAVEVLPLDEGVGGTTRHEAALPRTAARNAAAAAPFVLRLARRLRELDVDVVHSTTLKAHLLGVPAARLARRPLVWHVRDRIAPDYLPPRVVRLVRGVSTWGPERVITNSRATADTLPGARGLVVAHPGLSPEQIAPAPRPLPRTPVVGMVGRISPTKGQLEFVRAAGRIADRFPTAAFRIIGSPMFGQEQHEGEVRREITRLGLTDRVELPGFSDDPAAEFDSMSVAVHASPTPEPYGQAVAEAMARGVPVIATNAGGVPEITEGGPESVGWLVEPGDVDELAAAMDAALSDPEESERRGDAGWERARDHLGIGPSTDRIVGVWGEVTGRERPRVAIAHDYLTQRGGAERVVLAMHRAFPDATIHTTLYDPDGTFPEFRDADIRVSPLNRVGVLRRNHRMALPFLPLASSRLSIDADVVVASSSGWAHGFPTTGRKLVYCHAPARWLYQTARYLGRDPERSPIGLALLALRAPLKAWDRRAAATGEVYLANSHVVRERIHEAYGIDAEVLAPPFAVDAEGDRDPVPEVSGWEDFHLVVSRLLPYKNVHRIIEAFADLPERLVVVGAGPMLAELRASAPPNVAVVTRLTDAEMRWVYANSCALVAASHEDFGLTPLEAGAFGKPTLALRAGGFLDTIAEGVNGAFFDEPDAAAIREAVRDNRGREWDEAAILAHVDAFSPERFVEHLHAAVGQLAGQPRCR, encoded by the coding sequence ATGCGCGGACCGGTACGGGTGGCCATCCTCGACCACACGGCGCAGCTCGGTGGGGTCGAGCTCGCTCTGGTCCGGTTCATGGATGCACTCGCGACCCGGGATGACGTGGATGCACGGGTCGTCCTCTTCGCACACGGACCGCTCGTGCAGCGGCTGCGCGGGCGCGGTCATGCGGTCGAGGTCCTGCCGCTGGACGAGGGCGTGGGCGGGACCACCCGGCACGAAGCAGCCCTCCCGCGCACGGCCGCGAGGAACGCGGCGGCGGCGGCCCCCTTCGTCCTGCGGTTGGCGCGGCGTCTGCGGGAGCTCGATGTCGACGTGGTGCACAGCACCACCCTCAAGGCGCACCTGCTCGGTGTGCCGGCAGCTCGTCTCGCGCGACGGCCACTCGTCTGGCACGTCCGGGACCGCATCGCTCCTGACTACCTGCCACCGCGCGTGGTGCGCCTGGTGCGTGGGGTCTCGACGTGGGGTCCGGAGCGGGTCATCACGAACTCCCGCGCCACCGCCGACACCCTCCCCGGAGCCCGCGGCCTCGTCGTGGCCCACCCCGGTCTGTCCCCCGAGCAGATCGCGCCGGCGCCTCGTCCGCTACCGCGGACGCCGGTCGTCGGCATGGTCGGGCGGATCTCTCCGACCAAGGGTCAGCTGGAGTTCGTGCGTGCTGCCGGCCGTATCGCGGACCGGTTCCCGACGGCGGCCTTCCGCATCATCGGTTCGCCGATGTTCGGTCAGGAGCAGCACGAAGGGGAGGTCCGTCGCGAGATCACGCGGTTGGGTCTGACCGATCGGGTCGAGCTGCCCGGCTTCAGTGACGACCCGGCGGCCGAGTTCGACTCGATGAGTGTGGCCGTGCACGCGTCGCCGACGCCCGAGCCCTACGGCCAGGCCGTCGCCGAGGCGATGGCCCGGGGGGTTCCGGTCATCGCCACGAACGCCGGAGGCGTCCCGGAGATCACCGAAGGAGGACCCGAGTCGGTCGGCTGGCTCGTCGAGCCCGGTGATGTCGATGAGCTCGCTGCTGCCATGGACGCTGCGTTGTCGGACCCCGAGGAGTCGGAACGCCGCGGTGACGCGGGGTGGGAGCGTGCGCGCGACCACTTGGGCATCGGTCCCAGTACCGACCGGATCGTCGGCGTCTGGGGCGAGGTGACCGGGCGCGAGCGACCACGGGTGGCCATCGCCCACGACTACCTGACGCAACGTGGGGGAGCGGAACGGGTGGTGCTGGCCATGCACCGCGCCTTCCCGGACGCGACGATCCACACGACCCTCTACGACCCGGATGGGACCTTCCCGGAGTTCCGGGACGCCGACATCCGCGTGAGCCCGCTCAACAGGGTCGGGGTGTTGCGGCGGAACCACCGGATGGCATTGCCCTTCCTCCCGCTCGCCTCGAGCCGACTGAGCATCGACGCGGACGTCGTCGTGGCGAGCAGCAGTGGTTGGGCACACGGTTTCCCCACCACCGGACGCAAGCTGGTCTACTGCCACGCGCCCGCACGCTGGCTGTACCAGACGGCGAGGTACCTGGGCCGGGACCCGGAGCGGTCACCGATCGGCCTCGCGCTCCTGGCGCTGCGTGCCCCTCTCAAGGCGTGGGACCGACGGGCCGCGGCCACCGGAGAGGTGTATCTCGCCAACTCCCACGTCGTGAGGGAACGCATCCACGAGGCCTACGGCATCGATGCGGAGGTGCTGGCGCCCCCCTTCGCGGTGGACGCGGAGGGAGACCGCGACCCGGTGCCGGAGGTGAGCGGCTGGGAGGACTTCCACCTCGTCGTCTCCCGGTTGCTGCCGTACAAGAACGTGCACCGCATCATCGAGGCCTTCGCGGACCTGCCGGAGCGACTCGTCGTCGTCGGTGCCGGCCCCATGCTGGCGGAGCTGCGTGCCTCGGCTCCGCCCAACGTCGCGGTGGTCACCCGGCTCACCGACGCCGAGATGCGCTGGGTGTACGCCAACAGCTGCGCGCTCGTGGCCGCCAGCCACGAGGACTTCGGCCTGACCCCGCTCGAGGCGGGCGCCTTCGGCAAGCCGACACTCGCCCTTCGTGCCGGTGGTTTCCTCGACACCATCGCGGAGGGGGTCAACGGTGCCTTCTTCGACGAGCCGGACGCCGCTGCGATCCGCGAGGCGGTCCGCGACAACCGCGGACGGGAATGGGACGAGGCGGCGATCCTCGCCCACGTGGACGCCTTCTCCCCGGAGCGCTTCGTCGAGCACCTGCACGCGGCCGTGGGGCAGCTCGCCGGGCAGCCGCGGTGCAGGTGA
- a CDS encoding acyltransferase: MTAGVTARSHWPGLDGLRGIAALAVLLFHAQLGLAVNGYVGVDVFFALSGFLITSILLGELHRHGRLRLIRFYGRRVLRLYPALLVTCVLVVVAGLITGNLTEVGPGAAAALVYLGNWWMYTGHPAVFLEHTWTLAIEEHFYAVWPLLLVVLFSSRRWVRALGVSACLVLIAVLFSPWPESIEPVRGTYLRGFPIVWGSLLAWLAQRGPFAHQRQLGVAANIALAALLVVLLAGRPLPERWLTGPDSITAVLTVIVLAGVVLAPSSWTGAALAKGPLRWAGTRSYGMYLYHFPLLQLLRHQVDVGPVWVRMLLGIVVTLLVTEASFRWIETPFLRLKDRLDDRAAARTEIAQPAPAGEAPV; this comes from the coding sequence GTGACGGCGGGGGTGACGGCACGGAGCCACTGGCCCGGCCTGGACGGCCTGAGGGGGATCGCGGCACTCGCGGTCCTGCTCTTCCATGCCCAGCTCGGACTCGCCGTCAACGGCTACGTCGGGGTGGATGTTTTCTTCGCCCTCTCTGGTTTCCTCATCACCTCCATCCTCCTCGGCGAGCTGCACCGTCACGGCCGCCTCCGACTCATCCGTTTCTACGGCCGCCGCGTGCTGCGCCTGTACCCGGCACTCCTCGTCACCTGTGTCCTCGTGGTCGTCGCCGGACTGATCACCGGGAACCTCACAGAAGTCGGACCAGGGGCTGCGGCGGCCTTGGTCTATCTCGGGAACTGGTGGATGTACACCGGGCACCCCGCAGTCTTCCTCGAGCACACGTGGACGCTGGCGATCGAAGAGCACTTCTATGCCGTGTGGCCGCTGCTCCTTGTCGTCCTCTTCTCATCCCGCCGATGGGTGCGAGCTCTCGGGGTGAGTGCCTGTCTCGTCCTCATAGCAGTGCTGTTCAGCCCGTGGCCCGAGTCGATCGAGCCGGTCCGCGGCACCTACCTTCGAGGATTCCCCATCGTCTGGGGATCGCTGCTGGCATGGCTCGCACAACGGGGACCGTTCGCGCATCAACGACAACTCGGCGTTGCCGCGAACATCGCACTCGCCGCGCTCCTGGTGGTGCTGCTCGCGGGTCGACCCCTCCCAGAGCGGTGGTTGACCGGCCCCGACAGCATCACGGCGGTGCTGACCGTCATCGTCCTCGCGGGGGTCGTGCTGGCTCCGTCCTCATGGACGGGGGCTGCCCTCGCCAAGGGACCCCTGCGCTGGGCAGGAACCCGCTCGTACGGGATGTACCTCTACCACTTTCCGTTACTGCAGCTGCTCCGTCACCAGGTCGACGTCGGACCTGTATGGGTCCGGATGCTCTTGGGCATCGTCGTCACATTGCTCGTCACCGAGGCCTCGTTCAGATGGATCGAGACGCCGTTCCTCCGACTCAAGGACCGTCTGGACGACCGCGCTGCCGCACGGACTGAGATCGCCCAGCCGGCTCCGGCCGGTGAAGCACCGGTGTGA
- a CDS encoding glycosyltransferase family 1 protein produces the protein MEGESRGRAGDAIGDVSRRVHWLSLYTTVPMGQQTYEASIQEAIAALAEPRWDFRVSSVGSGHSAATFRVPQRILNHRRGARVVGALTGLRFDLVHRFDLRVPRPPGPHVLTLHDLPPMRFPDEGRLPAWCSDPIPDVQVICPSEFAAAEATDLLGAQHVTVIPYGVRPSFQQPQPLDTAALGALGVTRPFFVHAAGVTRRKNLEGLADAWGRVAPELPDHELVLLGPPSDRREELFGHLPRVVLPGKVDLDVVGRVMAAAEAVVVPSIYEGFGLPSLEGMAVGTPVIAVDRGALPEVCEGSALMTQPDGASIAEAIRAVGREEIDREDLVRRGLDRATTFSWEKAAHAHLDVYRKVLG, from the coding sequence ATGGAGGGGGAGAGCCGGGGACGTGCCGGCGACGCCATCGGGGACGTGTCACGGCGAGTGCACTGGCTCAGCCTGTACACCACCGTGCCCATGGGTCAACAGACCTATGAGGCCAGCATCCAGGAGGCAATCGCCGCCCTCGCCGAGCCCAGGTGGGACTTCCGCGTCTCGAGCGTCGGCAGTGGCCACAGTGCCGCTACCTTCCGTGTCCCCCAGCGGATCCTGAACCATCGTCGTGGGGCTCGGGTGGTGGGTGCGCTGACCGGCCTCCGGTTCGACCTCGTGCACCGGTTCGACCTGCGGGTTCCTCGCCCCCCCGGGCCGCACGTGCTGACCCTGCACGACCTGCCGCCGATGCGCTTCCCGGACGAGGGGCGCCTTCCCGCGTGGTGCAGCGACCCGATCCCCGACGTCCAAGTCATCTGCCCCTCGGAGTTCGCCGCGGCCGAAGCGACCGACCTCCTCGGCGCGCAGCACGTGACCGTCATCCCCTACGGAGTACGCCCAAGCTTCCAGCAACCCCAGCCTCTGGATACTGCTGCGCTCGGGGCACTGGGCGTCACCCGCCCCTTCTTCGTCCATGCCGCGGGAGTGACCCGACGCAAGAACCTCGAGGGTCTGGCCGACGCCTGGGGTCGGGTGGCCCCTGAGCTGCCCGATCACGAGCTCGTGCTGCTCGGTCCCCCCTCCGACCGTCGGGAGGAGCTCTTCGGCCATCTCCCGCGCGTAGTGCTCCCCGGCAAGGTGGACCTCGACGTCGTCGGCCGGGTGATGGCAGCAGCAGAGGCCGTGGTCGTCCCCAGCATCTACGAGGGCTTCGGATTGCCGTCGCTGGAGGGCATGGCGGTGGGGACACCGGTCATCGCCGTCGACCGCGGTGCGCTCCCGGAGGTGTGCGAGGGCAGTGCGCTCATGACCCAGCCCGACGGCGCCTCCATCGCCGAGGCGATACGCGCCGTGGGCCGCGAGGAGATCGACCGCGAGGACCTCGTGCGCCGCGGCCTCGACCGCGCCACGACCTTCTCGTGGGAGAAGGCTGCCCACGCCCATCTCGATGTGTACCGGAAGGTCCTGGGGTGA
- a CDS encoding glycosyltransferase family 4 protein: MSGRSGPRRIWLAPSAFHPSRGGVEELTLQLAHEYRRRGHDVTVIVHRHPRHLPTEDTVEGVPVRRIDLDLPGGDPRRLLRYPLALRRQVGALDDVGPRPDIVHVQCAANQVLPLTLWAARRRVPMVLTTQGEVTMDAGRIYQKSAQMRAVLRLGSRRAAALTACSRRAGDDAATVASRFEHAEVVPNGVDPTQWQVTPLPSAPVFAAWGRHVPQKGFDLLIRAFATVREQEPDAVLRIGGDGPEREHLRALAGDGVEFLGPLDRSGVRSLLEGCRVAVVPSRLEPFGIVAVEAMAAGRGVVWSTNGGLADATGDAGWGVDPTDTAALSEAMVRAHRDPLAPSDARAHAESLGWDRIGGRYLDLYETALGSRSAGASS, encoded by the coding sequence GTGAGCGGGAGGTCCGGGCCACGGCGCATCTGGCTCGCTCCGAGCGCATTCCACCCCTCGCGCGGCGGGGTGGAGGAGCTCACCCTGCAGCTCGCTCACGAGTACCGGCGAAGGGGCCACGACGTCACCGTGATCGTGCACCGGCATCCACGTCACCTCCCCACTGAGGACACCGTCGAGGGCGTGCCGGTCCGACGCATCGACCTCGACCTTCCCGGGGGTGACCCGAGGCGGCTGCTCCGGTACCCGCTCGCGTTGCGACGACAGGTCGGCGCACTCGACGACGTCGGTCCCCGACCCGACATCGTCCACGTCCAGTGCGCCGCCAACCAGGTCCTGCCCCTGACGCTCTGGGCGGCGCGCCGACGGGTTCCCATGGTCCTGACCACCCAGGGCGAAGTGACGATGGACGCGGGACGGATCTACCAGAAGAGCGCGCAGATGCGAGCAGTGCTGCGTCTGGGGAGCCGCCGCGCTGCTGCCCTCACGGCGTGCTCGCGACGTGCCGGTGACGACGCCGCCACCGTCGCGTCGCGTTTCGAGCACGCTGAGGTGGTGCCCAACGGCGTTGATCCGACGCAGTGGCAGGTCACTCCCCTGCCGAGCGCACCGGTCTTCGCTGCGTGGGGGCGGCATGTCCCGCAGAAGGGTTTCGACCTGCTCATCCGGGCCTTTGCCACGGTCAGGGAGCAGGAACCGGACGCGGTGCTGCGCATCGGTGGCGACGGACCTGAGCGCGAGCACCTGCGCGCGCTCGCTGGAGACGGTGTGGAGTTCCTCGGCCCGCTGGACCGCTCGGGGGTACGGTCCCTGCTGGAGGGCTGCCGCGTCGCCGTCGTCCCCAGTCGTCTGGAGCCGTTCGGGATCGTCGCGGTCGAGGCGATGGCTGCCGGTCGCGGAGTCGTGTGGAGCACGAACGGTGGGCTGGCCGATGCGACCGGGGACGCGGGGTGGGGTGTGGACCCCACCGACACCGCGGCCCTGTCCGAGGCCATGGTCCGCGCCCACCGCGATCCGCTCGCCCCCTCCGACGCCCGGGCGCACGCCGAGTCGCTCGGGTGGGACCGGATCGGCGGCCGGTACCTCGACCTCTACGAGACGGCACTGGGGTCGCGGTCGGCGGGCGCGTCCTCATGA